The Candidatus Methanoperedens sp. genomic interval TATACATTGTTTTTATCCTATTTATAGCTATGTATAAACTGAATATATGTTATAAAATATAAGTTAAATTAAAAATACCATTATTAGTTAGTTACCGTAATTAAGGGATACTGAGTCACGCTGTCTGGTCAATTTTAATTCCATTGAAAAATTAATTACATTTTACAAAAGGGATAAGCCATATAATGTTATTTATAATATTTTTGAAATTGACGGATTAGCACAAATAGACCTTATAGATGTAGAGATTATTCTTGATGCTCATCATATTGGTTTGCAGGTTGGAGAGTTATTTTTTATAACAGGTGATTATTTGCACATTATTCCGAGAAGAGAGATAATTAAAAAGAATACTTCTATAAAAGACGTAATAGGATTGGGAGAGTTTCAAGCAGAAAGGAGCTGATGATGGGCGAAATTCGGGCGAGAAATTGAACCTGCGATGATCGCGGAAAGATTTTTATACTGAACTTACGTTTAATATACTGAACGGTGGTTCATTTGATTGAACTATTCAGAACATATGTAAAATGGAAAATCCTGTCTCATTTCCTGGCAAATCCAAATATCCCTTTCCACATTAAACAGCTTGCAAGGATACTTAATGTCAGCCCTGCAAGCGTGAGCGGTGCTGTAAAGTCCTTCGAGGAGTATGGGCTGCTTTCGAAGGAAGAAAAAGGGCTGGCTCATATTTACAAGCTGGAATCTGATAATAGCATGGTTGCGCCGCTGAAAAAGGCATACGGGATCGCATTTGTGCTGTCATCAAAACCAAAAGAGAAATTCCTTGAAATAGATCCGAATATTATCTCTCTTGCCCTTTTTGGAAGCTTTGCAAAAGGCAGTTTTGATGAAAAAAGTGACATCGATTTTCTGATAGTGACATCTGCAAGGAAAGAAATGTTCATAAAAGCAGCAAAACGACTGGAGGAAGAATTGGAAAAAGAGGTAAGTTTATCTGTTTTAAAATTATCAGAATGGAGGACTATGGCAAAAAAGGATGATGCATTTTATAAAAGAGTTGTTGAAAATCACATCCTGCTCTATGGGAGCGGTTTAAAATGAAAATGGCAGAATGCTTCCAGAAGGGACTTCTGAAAAGAATAACGTCTGATATGGAAAATGCCCTTCGTTCCCTTGAGCTTTCAAGGAGCAATATTGAGGATGCGGCTGAGAATATGTCCATACATCGTTATAGAGTAGTGGCTATATCGAGTTACTCATCCATGTTTCATGCAGCAAGAGCCATCCTTTTCAGGGATGGGATAAAAGAGCGCAGTCATGAATGTATCCCTGTTTATCTTAAGGAAAAGTATCCGCAATTGGAGACTTTAGCAAATATTCTTGATTCATACCGAAGATTCAGGCACGATGCAATTTATGGGCTTGATTTCGCAATTGATGATAAAGAAGCAAAAGCTGCCCTGGATTCTGCACAAGAAATTCTTGAGAAAATAAGAATTTTCATAGGTGAAGATAAATGAATGTTATTTTGTCTGCAAAAGAATATGGGGCGACCGCATGACTGGAATGACTGAATCAGAAGTTGAAGTAGCGGCTCTTGAAGTACTTTCAGATTTAGGATACAAAACCATTTATGGTCTCGATATTGCACCTGATGGTATATCTCCTGAACGGCAGAGCTATTCTGATGTTATTCTGACGGAAAGGCTGAGAGATGCCATTGACAGGTTTAATCCAGATATACCGGAAGAAGCAAGGGAGGAAGTTGTTAAAAAAGTGTTGAGGTCCGAAAGTCCTCTTCTCATTATTAACAACCAGAGCTTTCATAAGATGCTTGTTAATGGCGTTGATGTTGAATATAGAAGAAAAGACGGGAGCATAGCCGGAGATAAGGTCTGGCTCTTTGATTTCAATAACCCACAAAATAATGAGTTCCTGGCAGTAAATCAGTTCACAGTCCTTGAAAACAACAATAACAGAAGGCTGGATATAATCCTTTTCATAAACGGGCTTCCTCTTGTAGTCATTGAACTGAAAAACCCGGCAGATGAGAATGCAACCATCTGGACTGCTTTTAACCAGCTAGAAACCTACAAAGCCCAGATTCCCTCGCTTTTCCCTTATAATGAAATTTTAGTCATCAGCGATGGAATAGAAGCAAGAGCAGGAACAATAACCTCCAACAAAGAGAGGTTCATGCCATGGAAAACTATCGAAGGAAATGAGACTGCATCATCTGCAATGCCTCAGCTGGAAGTACTGTTCCAGGGGATGTTTGATAAAAAAATTCTGCTTGACCTGATAAGGCACTTCATGGTCTTTGAACAGGAACGGCAGGACATTCATAAAAAACTTGCTGCCTATCACCAATACCATGCTGTCAATAAAGCAATTGAAGCAACTCTTAAAGCTTCAAGCCCAATAGGTGATAAGCGCTGTGGTGTTGTTTGGCATACACAGGGTTCTGGTAAAAGCCTCACAATGGCTTTTTACACTGGAAAACTTGTCTTAGCTCTGGATAACCCTACGATTGTCGTGCTAACGGATAGGAATGATCTGGACGACCAGTTATTTGGCACATTCGGCCGCTGCCATGATTTACTGAGGCAAAAACCAGTACAGGCAACTTCAAGAAGTGAATTAAAGAAGCTCCTCATGGTTGCCTCAGGCGGAGTGGTCTTTACAACGATACAGAAATTCTTCCCCGAAGAGAAAGGAGATAGGTACCCTCTGCTCTCTGAAAGAAGAAATATCATCGTAATAGCAGACGAGGCGCACAGAAGCCAGTATGATTTTATTGATGGTTTCGCCAAATATATGAGGGATGCATTGCCCAATGCCTCATTTATCGGCTTCACCGGGACGCCAATAGAAAAAGCAGATAGAAGCACTCCTGCTGTATTTGGAAATTATATTGATATTTATGATATAGAGCAGGCAGTAGAAGACGGCGCAACAGTAAGGATTTATTACG includes:
- a CDS encoding nucleotidyltransferase → MIELFRTYVKWKILSHFLANPNIPFHIKQLARILNVSPASVSGAVKSFEEYGLLSKEEKGLAHIYKLESDNSMVAPLKKAYGIAFVLSSKPKEKFLEIDPNIISLALFGSFAKGSFDEKSDIDFLIVTSARKEMFIKAAKRLEEELEKEVSLSVLKLSEWRTMAKKDDAFYKRVVENHILLYGSGLK
- a CDS encoding HEPN domain-containing protein, translating into MENALRSLELSRSNIEDAAENMSIHRYRVVAISSYSSMFHAARAILFRDGIKERSHECIPVYLKEKYPQLETLANILDSYRRFRHDAIYGLDFAIDDKEAKAALDSAQEILEKIRIFIGEDK